aaggagataggggtggagaacgtaatcccccaccaagagagaaTCGGCTGACGAGTCAGAATGTTGGGGGGAAGCCTAGGAAACCTAAcgagcaaaggcgtagggatgaggatttgagggacgtactcaatgaCAGTCAGGAAAGGCACGGTGAGTATGCCCCTCTAGCATCAGTTGCCCCAATAGTACTAGATGTTGTACaggcccagcttgatgcgctGAATAAGGCCGTCCAGCAGTTagtggggagccgaacatcccacattgagtatgatcggagaagaggcactctgttcatacaaagaatagtaATGGATGAAACCCCAAAAAAATTTAAGATGCTGGTCTTACCCAACTTCAATGGATttagagacccagtatctcatgtaaataaattcgagatacaaatggacatccagaaggtgtctgaTGACACTCGATGCAAAATCTTTCCGGCCACCTTATCCGATACTGCTCAGGAagggtttttcaaattccctcctactagtatagtgtcttgggaaatgttcgtgaaagagtTTTACGGGCAATTTTACGCTGGTCAAGTACATCCGActgaagccaaccaactggtcgagatacggcAGAAGGAGGGCGAAtctttgaaggagtatgtccagcattttatgcgaTCCGCTGCTGGGGCTAAGACAGTTGGTGATAAGGGGAAGACGATGTCACTTACTGCTGGAGTATGGCGCCATTCATCCCTCTGGAATAGTataaggaagaatggggtgaagagaaCCCAAGAATTTTTTGACCGAGcggatcggtacatcaagctcgaagaggcaatTGCCAACAAAGGGAAGACGCCCACAGATGAACAAGGTACTAAGGAAtatcccaccaaagccgccaatgggtctgggaaacccaatggcaacgaaaAAAATAACGGGAAAAACATAGGGAAAAGGGTGAACCACGAGCCATCAACGTCTCAGAATAATCACCCTAAAAGTAACAGATAcaagccaaggttcaccaattacacggcTCTAGACgaaagtgtaacgccccaactccagggaccgctacagtgcacattgcaaatagtgctaaactcgctaatcgagtcgtttggccataaacgtgtaactaagtatgattagtggtttagagattaaaattttggttaagatataaagtTTCATTAGAATgtctactatatacattgggatcccaaaaaatataattttagagtctattacaagaaaatatttacaacaggccgttctaagcagcaaaacagggtttaaccctagttcctctttcaaacctcgtccaagtattggtcgagcagctgcatatgtacacgtcatcacctaagctctccaactcaaggatgatccagctttcttttgcctttacctgcaccacaaagcacctgtgagccgaagcccagcaagaaaactcatatgctcatgaacagtcatatcatgatatcaggtcatatctggcatgcctagcaaacatagctttattcaagcatgcaaatgaattcaaacaatgctggggtatccaagATAAGAAAATCCTGTCCTTCCAATtcgatgactatcaagtcaatcctaatcagatgagtgtttcaacacttgaggttctggtaaaccatactgagtgaccaacaagcaagtcactacgggctTAGCACCCAAacccatgcatatgatgatcatacagagctcatagctctgatcagatgagtgaatatcactttgagatcctgttaaaccatactgagtgactgccaaactAGTCACTAGGGGCTCCATGCCCATAGCTGTGTAACGACAccattacctgggctttcctgcaatggctcttatcagatgagtgactgacaagcacgtcactgtggggccggtgcccatagccatgtaaccTAACAGTCATGGGGCTCGCTGGCCCTatctctaaatgactagcctttggctagacaagtgctttttaatattcatcgaacttgaggtcggtcctgcattaatgctcatttgagtcattcaatgcagatgtcgattagatctaatctttgttggcttgcgtggaacacgctaagggcgtcctgactaatgagtcagtactttattgaccagtgcccagtaccactgccgaacctgactaataagtcacaacttcacagttgatactaacacctttgccaattctgactaatgagtcagtaccatgcacaagtaagcaatgctatcaatatgtatcatatttCAATCATCCAAAGatggggcattcagcatgcttactttacagttgctagcataataatgatcatgcataaacacagagactcatgctctgaccaatctcatattcatcattcacgccatgccctaatcacatatttctcgtgcatcacatgcatcacacttaatcatccagcacgcctcaacaataaccatatgcaaatgggaaagattgccaagcattcaatatgctatcaatgtttacatttaaacatccaacatgcatcaagaatgaccatgcatgtcacacatagggtgcagttttcttacctaagattcgagctagaattagtaaaagaacaactcttgagaacgatcaattctttgatcctttagcggtcacctagtcataaccaaaatataggattcatcaatgaaaatgaaaacaaaggttcccaaaccaaaacctagcctccgagacatcaaacactactaaaccaggtagtaggatcgaccccgaggcctaaggcttgaatccccaagctaaaatctcatttctggccaaaaattccCTATGGGCTGCGACCCTCCCTAGCTGTGCCGCGGCTTGCCCCTCAAATAGAGGCGGCCCTTCTCTGCCAAGCAACGTGGGTTCCGGCTCACcgtagccatgccgcggctcattttGCAAAACAGCAAGAACCAGAATTCGTTCCCCTGCGCtctccttgaaaccaacccttcaaaccaatcccaaacatcaacctaacacccaattcaacccctaaacttcagcTACAACTCACccttatcaaaacccaagttaaacatcaacttAGCTTCCATTAATTCTAACTATCCACCAAGgaattacaagctgaaaacttaaaccaaaacagagtaaaaccagaaaactaatggctgaaactcactgcaaacttgagattaaaccctcttcaatggatgaaccaaccctatgaactcagctccttgatttcctagcttattcCTTCAAATTGGCATCAAAATTCCAAAGAGTGAAAGAGGGAAAACGGTGCATGGGTGAGGGAGAGAAAGAAGGTtattgatgctctgttttttaacAATTCGACAGtcttctaaactcaaagggctgatatatatcttaggggtgaaaagactattttgcccctaggtcaaataaaggcttctaaaaactctcaagggtaaaattgtcctttcccgcctatctcgttaattataattaacaccctctaattcccataattctcaatattctcaaataccaataattcacatcccgttaccctttaattcctggcaacgttctaatcaccaattaccccgagactcactccgagccccgaacttaatcccgttatgactagactgaaaacttgcattccatgatcgtctcatgccgaatggttcgaaccaatccacatataatgtggtattatttataattcacccatatgcatgaaaatacacaatcacgcgctcaacagccaaattaccaaaatgcccttgcaattagaatatgaacccatatgcatgcattcaccatcatataataatataatccacataaacatgcatataatcattaaatatcataataaatcaattatggccctcccggcctcataatcaaggtcctaaaccttattaggaaatttggggcattacagaaagcATAGTAGAAGTGTACTAGGCTACCATCACCACTATCCCTTACAAACGACTAGCACCGATAAGGAAAGATATGTCCaaaagagatacaaccaagttttgtcattttcacaacgactatggtcatgacaccaacgagtgcaaccagcttaaaGACAAGATAGAGTTCCTTATCAGGCAAGGACACcagagaagatatgtacgagccattggaggttctcagcgagaggctgaAGGAGGCAAGGAGCAGGCAGTTGTACGCCAATGCTCgacccctttacagccagctccagtggTGAGTACATTACTGACCATCTGTGGCGACCCACACCTGGTAgaggatagtgggaaggcaagggagcgatactcCTGAACCTTACGTCACGACTAGGACATTGAAATGCTAAACATAGAGGAGAAAACTCCCAAAAaatctcgaacagaggaagaactgataactttctctgagcttgacgcccAGCATGTTCGGTTTCCCCATTCGGATCCTCAGGTCGTGGACGTTTagatcgccaatatgatggttaagctagtgttggtggatacaggaagctcagaaAACATTATGTACAAGTCTTTGCTGTAGAGGATGAAGTTTTCAGTGAAAGATTTGAAGCCAtgtaaccaaaccatttatggtttttctggcgaagggctcgcgccaacgAGGTCGATCAagcttccagtcacagcaggaactgcacctgcgtacaagacattaatcaatacttttatagtagttgattgtacTTCTACATATAATGCTgggattggaaggcctattctagtggACCTACGAGCCGtgacctcggtttggcacctggccatgaagtttTCGAtcaacgcaggggtaggatgtgtgTTGGAAAACCAACAGGAAGGGCGGaaatgctataattcctcgattaccAAGGCAAAAAGGGGTGGATTGAGAGAAAGAGACAAGAAAGGGTTACTATTGGCCAATGAAGTGCAACCCCAATCAGGTgagcaggtcaccaaatagggtgttgcccaaagtgaggatagatcctctctttggggattttgaagaagacgtaggaccagtcgaggacctcgaggaggtccaacttgatgaggcagatccgaccagggttgtgaacgtcgaaaaaaacttagagacaacaacaaagcaaaaACGGGTGGAATTTTTATAGGAGAACCAGAAGgtatttgcctggtcgcataaggatatggttgagattgacccagcagttatcagccatgtcttaaacatagataaaaattttccaccagtacaatgaaaaaggaggctgctcgacaaagacagatcaaggccctgattgagaTGAAGTCGcctgccaaaattaaagatgttgaaagtctaactgggaggattgccgctttggatagattcatttccaaatcaatggAAAAAttcgttccattttttaatcttctTATGGGAAATAAGAAATTCAAGTGGATGGAAGATTGCGAGCAAGAtttccaggctctaaagtctcatatgtcgcaaccaccgatttTGTCCAAACTGGTCGAGAAAAAAACTTTATTCATCTATTTCACAGTCACCaagtatgctgctagtgttgtcctgatcagagaggaggaacatgttcaaaaatttgtgtattatataagcaagaggctaataggagcagaactgcaaTATTttcccattgagaaattagcctattgcttgattttagcctctaGAAACTgcgaccatactttcaagctcaccccatcatagtactcaccgaccagccactacgacgagtcctgcagaaaccagaagctaccggtcgattgttaaaatgggcaattgaacttggacagtttgatatttcttactcgCCACGAGCAGCTGTGAAGGGACAGGCTCTAGCCGTTTTGTCACAGAATTTATTGTGCTCCAAGATATAGAGCTGATAGATGAGCCTGAACTCCAAAGAcaaactccttcctggaagttgttcgtagatggctcttccaatgagcacaatgctggagcaggtttgatcttagtcaCGCCCAAAGGACATTGATTCCACTGTACAATCAGATTTGATTTCATAACctccaataacgaagccgaatacgaagctctgctcgtaggattaagattagccaaggacatggatataatgTTACTTGAagtctacagtgactcccagttagtggttaatcaaaatattggagaatatcaagcccggggtctgaagatggttgcttatttgaagaAAGCAACGGACTTATGGCAcgatttgaaaaatatactctccagcaagtacctcgagaccagaactcaaatgctgatgctttggccatgTTGGTGAGcgtgaaggatgctgacaccttgaacatagtaccTGTCGAACATTTGTCTGCACCAAGCGTTCAAGCATAAGAGTCTTCCCTGGTAATTCAAGCAAtagacacatggatgacgcccttcattgaatacttagaacatggagtgcttCCGACGGACAGAAAGAAGCAAGAACCCTCTAGAGGCAGTTGGCTCATTTTTTTCTGGTTGATGGAAATTTATATAGGAGAGGGTACTCGATGCCACTTCTAAGGtttgtttcaaaggaaaaggccaaggagTTAATGCGAGTTAGTcctgggggcagagtttataaaaaaagatcctaaggcaaggatacttctggccaacgatgaatgaggactctgtggattttgttcgaaagtgtgacaagtgccgaaggttctccaagataccacgagtaGTCCCCAATGagctaaaacaaatgcaaagACTGTGGCCATTCGCaatgtgggggatagatttgatcgggtctATACCCAtgggaaaaggcaacgtcaagcATGTTGTAGTTGCTGTtaactacttcacaaagtgggctgaagctgagccacttgcaacaataacaaccaagaaggtgctagattttgtggtcaagaacatcgtgtgtcgctatgggttgccaagaaagattgtctcagataacggcacacaatttgacagtgttctattcacagatttttgcgaaaggcacgagattatcaaaagtttttcttcagtagctcatccgcaagcaaacGGACAGATTGAAGTtgtcaacaagacactgaagCTGGCAAATGGACtagtcacttataagtgtaagatcaattttttgatcactcgtacagacacgattgtccatttattatgagaaataaaaggaactgtgcgcagccagttattcttgccaattattgtatttattacaagtatttgctcattacgtgtgttttttTGCTATATAATCACTTTTTATAACTATTTttatgagcagtaatgttcgaacaggtcgtgatCTTGGCAAgggaccgaggaccttaagctcctcaatcacttgtggggcatataaggtactaagcaagcaaagcatatcaacaggcatatgtaaacacccgagcaaaataagggaaagcatactacggtacttagagtatttttcaaaatttggtttaatttttttttaaataaaaataaagtgctatgctaagttcggtcatgcgaacaaatgttataataaagtgcaaatattataatatcaaaagtaacatattttacactgcgagcagttgctgctcggatgtaattgttaattaaaagGAGCGCTGCCTACGCAgtaaaaaattgtcttgacatcacgaaccgtggttcgtgtgtcctagttacaaattaaaattaaataaataaaaattatggaACCGTAGGAGCAGCTAGAGGGTCTTGTTGGGGCTACTGGTCGATGGAAGTCCCAACATCCTCGTCAATGCCTTCAATACCCGTCGCCAAAGAGATCTCGAGGGATCCCTGAACTTTCTCCTCCTCTTCAGGGCGAGCAATGCATTTACCCAGTTCAGCCTACTTCATACGCTCTGGTAAATAATCAAAGTTTGCCTCGTGGTTTAttttccagaacatataaaagCAGTTAAACGTTGCTACCCTGAACCTCTCAAGATCACTAGCATTGGTTTCTTCGAGCAATTTAACTCGCTCCTCCAACTCAGCAGTTTCTTTCCTGGTGATCGCCAGTTCATCttggagtttggaggcctctttgtAGTTACTCACCGACGCCTCCTTGTACTTTTCTTTGGATTCAGTGACTTTGGTCAGGGCCTCCTTATGTTGCTTCAGCTCCTCGCCCAGCTTAGCAATCTTCTCCTCAGCAGCTCTTAGTTGTTCGACATTTTTCTCCTCGGCTGCCTTGAGCTGCTCAGCATGTTTGGCCTCGGCCACTTTGAGTTGCTCGCCAAGTCTCTCCTCAATAGCCTTACACTCTTTAGCACATTCGGCAGCCATCGCCTCCGAGCAATGCTAGCCAGTACCCAAGGTTAGAACTCCTTGTGATCAAAGAAAAGATAAAGTTGTTAGTAGAAATAAAAGGACATAGTAAACAATTAAAGCACAACAAAAATTGCAAGTTACACTGAGTGCTTCTTTCAGCCCGCGGTTGAAAATTTGGTCGACCTTCATGGAGCCAGTGTTGCTGATGGCTTCTCGGCTACGCCGATGCATTGATAGCTTCTTCAGCTTGTCGTTGGCTGAGTTGAAGGCTATGTTCATGATAGCCTCTCCTTGATTATTTCTTGAATTATCAGGAGGAGTCTGGTCTatgggagctggtggaggagtcggGTCGATGGGAACTAGTGGAGGAGTCTGGTTgacgggagctggaggaggagtagttTCATTGGAAGGTACAGGTACAGAAGGATCCTTAGTCTGAGCCCTTTTCTTTGAGGGATCGCTATTGCTTTCCCTGAGATGCCGCCTGATTTCCTTCTTCATGCTCGCAGGAGCAGTGTTTTTGGGTTAGCTGTACAGGTCAAATGCGTCCTCGGAAGCCATGATTGCATGATATAAACAAACGATCAGGCAATATAAATTGAGATACTTACTAAAGCAAGGAAATAAGTGTAagaaaattctaagtaatataaccgagctattattattggtcgatacattatttatggtaCTACTGCTACCCTCACTCTCTGCTTTGAAGAAGTCTGAATGTAAACTATTGATCACATATTTAAAGTTACCGTCCCCAttgaataaatgacagggaatgagcaaactgtctaagagtgaaaAGTCAGTACTGTTCTCATCAGAAGACTTGAGTATGGGCTCGGGGTGTTCGGGAAGTTTGTGCTTGCCCTTCTCGTGTGGGGTCGGTGCAGCAACAGCTTGTGGAATGCCGGAGGGTTCCCTGAGGGTCACTCTTGTAGCCTGCCTCCTcgagggttgtgacacatcctggtgCTGCTCGGGGATCTCTCCTCCAATAGCACTCCCTACTGTAGACTCCCTCACATcgtggtgaggtgccaaaaggccgaccagccttaagttTTTCTtcgtgaccagctccttgacgcttttttcgatgttcgtcatgctggccaaggcagctgcccttatctccatctctgcAGTAGGGActggtcgataccatggacctaaaAAACACCAAATTTCTAAAGATGGtatagaaaagctagaagaaattAAACGACCAGCGAGTAAaaaatttacctcctcgggtgatgGCCAGGTTATCAGCGACCAGGTCTGTTGTAAGAAAGTATTCCTGGAAATACTTccctacattggatttgtaggtaATGTccctcaggaaggtgcgagcagactcctggtggtaaaagtggaagaaccctgtgttgttgtggttggggttggatttgagatcgaacaggtggttgatctcatgtggtgttGGTACTGGGCACTtcttatggttataaaggatatagagtgcagatagtactctatatccgttgggggtaatttgaaaaggggcgacctcaaaagaattggccaccccttgaaagaattcTTGCAGAGGCAAgatagcccctgcctcgatatgataccttgaccaggcgctgaaggcgcccccaAGCATGTTTGCTCGCTAGTCGGGTGAAGCTTTgatgagggtt
The Humulus lupulus chromosome 6, drHumLupu1.1, whole genome shotgun sequence DNA segment above includes these coding regions:
- the LOC133785551 gene encoding uncharacterized protein LOC133785551; translation: MAAECAKECKAIEERLGEQLKVAEAKHAEQLKAAEEKNVEQLRAAEEKIAKLGEELKQHKEALTKVTESKEKYKEASVSNYKEASKLQDELAITRKETAELEERVKLLEETNASDLERFRVATFNCFYMFWKINHEANFDYLPERMK